One window from the genome of Chloroflexota bacterium encodes:
- a CDS encoding C39 family peptidase, with the protein MTTPAPTLTHTPTPTSTTTATPTAIPTQTATVLPTVVATCPAERVLDVPLIPQERPLSCEFAAMRMVLATLLGRAPTEDEVMSCVPRDANPHFGFRGDPGGRNRNADGSINWENYGVYAPAVASALNACFLGPNGKFEAIAATGVTYSEVADSILHGYPVIVWVATGQPETVGLHTPEGEITLVAGEHVWVVYGYHANNTFDVLDPYPVKSGRRLLARQAFPNWRLFENMAVFIVPQ; encoded by the coding sequence GTGACGACACCCGCGCCTACGCTAACCCATACTCCAACGCCTACATCTACCACCACTGCAACGCCAACTGCCATTCCCACCCAAACCGCCACGGTGTTGCCTACAGTAGTGGCTACCTGCCCAGCAGAGCGTGTCTTAGATGTACCACTTATCCCACAGGAGCGCCCTCTTTCATGTGAATTTGCTGCCATGCGAATGGTACTGGCTACTCTTCTTGGCCGCGCTCCTACTGAGGACGAAGTAATGTCTTGTGTCCCACGAGATGCTAATCCCCACTTCGGCTTTCGCGGTGACCCAGGCGGGCGCAATCGCAATGCTGATGGCTCTATTAATTGGGAGAATTATGGAGTCTACGCCCCGGCAGTAGCCTCTGCCCTCAACGCATGCTTCCTGGGGCCTAACGGTAAATTCGAGGCAATAGCGGCAACAGGGGTAACCTACTCAGAAGTGGCAGACTCTATTCTGCACGGCTACCCAGTGATCGTCTGGGTAGCAACAGGTCAGCCAGAGACAGTCGGCCTCCACACCCCTGAAGGTGAGATCACGCTGGTTGCCGGTGAACACGTATGGGTCGTGTACGGCTATCATGCCAATAACACATTCGATGTCCTTGACCCCTATCCAGTGAAGAGCGGCCGACGATTGCTCGCTCGACAGGCCTTTCCCAACTGGCGTCTCTTCGAGAACATGGCTGTTTTCATCGTGCCGCAGTAG
- a CDS encoding DUF2723 domain-containing protein, which yields MGWFDLATGWISNRVRHGTLSGSGRNTPQCVNTLLGIVVAGTCLALYLRTIAPGALGGDAGELQFVPSILGLTHPTGYPLQTLLGKLLLTTMPIGSVAYRMNLFSVLVSAAAVGLIYLTIQLSTGSKLAAFFAALLLGVSEIFWSQAIIADKYALNVFLLSLVLFTLVRWSRVPSNRNLSLCALCYGISLTHHRSMLVFLPLLLGYWVWRDPYLLSDWRYSGRIALLVALPLSLYLWLPIGANRGLPPGTWRPTSLQGWMAYLLDRGYLSVIQPYIGFGEKIADYGKSLLAQFTHYGVILGLAGIIQQVRTHNPLCVFLALGFIFQSTLAAGYQVPRHWVFSLPSFVIFTLWIGEGIAWVLLASETLVTQWRAIGYGIASIALASLVLFVAIPLWRNYPTFREMHLDGGPLDIWRQDLKNGYLAQRFVANSLPFVEPDSIIVADWEQATPLWYFQQVEGWRPDVTVVYPIERWPKALATGHPTYLARTLPGVGETHRLTCTGPLVKVTTTPDLQIPADINLLGVNLEGEIELVGFRFYQTDFSTGYVWPLTLYFRALRSLKADYSISLRIFDESGTQLWAEDRRDPVLGMYPTTRWAPGEVVADYYEVPFPRRIPAGRYRLGVIVYTAMDGGGWHNLNVVGSEVSVVYLPPIDVPAR from the coding sequence ATGGGTTGGTTCGATCTTGCAACTGGTTGGATTAGCAATCGGGTGCGTCATGGCACTCTATCCGGGAGCGGTCGTAATACTCCGCAGTGCGTTAACACCCTGCTGGGGATCGTCGTCGCTGGGACTTGCTTGGCGCTTTACCTGAGAACGATCGCACCGGGCGCTTTAGGCGGAGACGCCGGTGAACTCCAGTTTGTACCTTCCATCCTTGGTCTGACTCATCCTACAGGCTATCCCCTCCAGACACTATTAGGGAAATTGTTGTTGACCACCATGCCGATCGGTTCGGTGGCCTATCGGATGAATCTGTTCTCGGTTTTGGTGAGTGCAGCGGCAGTGGGTTTGATCTATCTCACCATCCAGTTATCTACAGGCTCTAAACTTGCTGCTTTCTTCGCTGCTCTGTTGCTAGGCGTCTCGGAGATTTTCTGGAGCCAAGCGATCATCGCAGACAAATATGCCCTGAATGTGTTCCTGTTGTCCTTGGTGCTCTTCACGCTGGTTCGGTGGTCCAGAGTACCCAGTAACCGTAACCTGAGTTTGTGTGCCCTGTGCTATGGGATAAGCCTGACTCATCACCGTTCTATGCTGGTCTTCCTCCCCCTTCTTCTCGGCTATTGGGTCTGGCGCGATCCATACTTGCTGAGCGATTGGCGCTATTCAGGCAGAATCGCGCTTCTGGTAGCCCTGCCGTTGAGCCTTTACCTGTGGCTGCCAATCGGCGCCAATCGGGGACTTCCTCCAGGGACATGGCGGCCGACCTCGTTGCAAGGATGGATGGCTTACTTGTTAGATAGAGGGTATCTGAGCGTCATCCAACCCTATATAGGTTTTGGGGAGAAAATAGCCGACTACGGGAAAAGCCTGCTGGCTCAGTTTACTCACTACGGTGTCATCCTCGGACTGGCTGGTATCATCCAACAGGTTAGAACACACAACCCTTTATGTGTGTTTCTCGCTCTGGGCTTTATATTTCAAAGCACGCTTGCTGCCGGATACCAGGTGCCTCGCCACTGGGTTTTCTCCTTGCCTTCATTTGTGATTTTCACCTTGTGGATAGGAGAGGGAATTGCCTGGGTATTGTTAGCGAGTGAAACTTTGGTCACACAATGGAGGGCCATTGGCTATGGGATAGCCAGTATTGCTTTGGCCTCTTTGGTGTTGTTTGTCGCCATCCCACTTTGGAGGAATTATCCAACCTTCCGGGAGATGCACTTGGATGGCGGCCCCCTCGATATCTGGCGTCAGGACCTAAAGAACGGCTATCTGGCCCAGCGTTTCGTCGCCAATAGTCTGCCGTTTGTTGAGCCGGATAGCATCATCGTGGCAGATTGGGAGCAGGCCACCCCATTGTGGTACTTCCAACAAGTGGAAGGGTGGCGTCCGGACGTAACAGTGGTATATCCTATCGAGCGCTGGCCGAAAGCGTTGGCAACCGGCCATCCCACCTATCTGGCAAGGACTCTACCTGGAGTTGGCGAGACTCACAGGTTAACTTGTACAGGGCCTTTGGTAAAGGTAACGACAACGCCGGATCTCCAGATTCCCGCTGACATCAACCTGTTAGGAGTCAATCTAGAGGGTGAGATCGAATTAGTTGGCTTCCGCTTTTATCAGACCGATTTTTCGACTGGCTACGTCTGGCCTTTAACTTTGTATTTCCGAGCCCTCAGGTCCCTGAAAGCGGATTATTCGATCTCCTTACGCATCTTTGACGAAAGTGGAACCCAACTCTGGGCAGAAGATAGACGAGATCCTGTGCTGGGGATGTATCCCACCACACGCTGGGCTCCTGGCGAGGTGGTAGCGGACTATTACGAAGTGCCGTTCCCTCGCCGGATACCTGCTGGTCGCTATCGTTTGGGAGTCATTGTGTACACTGCCATGGATGGCGGAGGTTGGCACAACCTCAATGTAGTGGGGAGCGAGGTGAGCGTGGTTTATCTTCCCCCGATAGATGTACCGGCTCGGTGA
- a CDS encoding fibronectin type III domain-containing protein has protein sequence MPGYPHVAYVTSVDPNTKNVVVLEQNGNCPGGATGGCTRSWSYSRTTYQSKGGRFIGYKGGVDSTPPDGDITSPSEGATITSRTVHLAGWAQDNSGGSGLQKAHFTAYYNNGSWRQVGPDFTSSPFEFDWDMCNDGVPDGQVTLGLDIWDKAGNAAYSPRGNRHFNKNYNCSPPPDCPQSGGLILYKHNNYNCGGEGEGSGYVIRSTTGWQNVPGSFNDQASSVRVPSGWSVRLYEHSDRGGGSICRSGDDSDFAGDTFDNGVGLNDNVSSFEVFSSPNCPSSTCNTPSPSSPCNGLRINQSSSVNFSWSGNCSQYYAEYWGGPAGTIGSGWIGSTSWNPGQLWCGNYSWHVKGKSSSAGIETGWSSTCNFTVVPNKPTGLTASAVSGSQINLSWNDPGGEKDGYKVYYSDGRYIGSTSSTSYQVTGLNCSASYCFYVKAYRSSFESDPSDTACATTQACPGTTPATPTRTATAGPPPTITPTRTPTCTPPPPGNCPRNVSGYVRNVANSVGIGGATLSLQFWSTGYWQAIDQTISKPDGFWSFYTSDCRAPWRVQVTPPPGFWADHVEPALPGHPNGNDAVVWLSATDCEYCSATFWLRGTAPTPTPSRTPTRTRTPTPMPPSSTSWKASTGFSLQQGTNQWYYQYWDGSAYRDMLVSGGRWKAPGTQWCLLWGDGGHPSTYEAARRWRSPVTGTVRITGNARKSNTGGGDGVIVSIWKNSTKLWERTLAFDDSLGHDFDLTTPVAVGDSIYFRIAQRGNDYYDGTAFDPTITLITGPSPTPSPTGGATRTPTITPTPTSTPSGIAWRASTDFSLEQGANQWYYQYWDGSTYRDMVVSGGRWKAPGTQWCLLWGDGGHPSVYEAARRWRSPVTGTVRITGNARKSNTGGGDGVTVSIWKNATKLWERTLVFNDSVGYDFDLTTQVAVGDSIYFRIAQRGNDYYDGTAFDPTITLITGPSPTPSPTGGATRTPTITPTPTSTPSGIAWRASTGFSLEQGANQWYYQYRVSSTYRYMTVSGDKWKAPGTQWCLLWGDGGHPSIYEAARRWRSPVTGTVRITGNARKSNTGGGDGVIVSIWKNATKLWERTLAFNDGVGYAFDLTTEVAVGDSIYFRIAQRGNDYYDGTAFDPTITLVSPGTSD, from the coding sequence ATGCCGGGATATCCCCATGTTGCCTACGTAACGAGCGTGGATCCCAACACCAAAAATGTGGTTGTCCTGGAGCAAAACGGCAATTGCCCTGGTGGCGCAACTGGTGGGTGCACCCGATCATGGTCCTACAGCCGGACTACGTACCAAAGCAAGGGCGGACGGTTCATTGGATACAAGGGTGGCGTTGACAGTACGCCCCCTGACGGCGATATCACCAGCCCAAGCGAAGGGGCAACGATCACGAGCCGCACTGTGCACTTGGCTGGCTGGGCTCAAGATAACTCCGGCGGTAGTGGTTTGCAAAAGGCGCACTTTACGGCCTACTACAACAACGGGAGTTGGCGTCAGGTAGGGCCTGATTTCACTTCCTCGCCGTTTGAATTTGACTGGGACATGTGTAATGATGGTGTTCCAGATGGTCAGGTGACCCTCGGCCTAGATATCTGGGATAAGGCGGGCAATGCAGCTTACTCGCCTCGCGGCAACCGGCATTTTAATAAGAATTATAACTGTAGTCCGCCACCGGATTGCCCTCAATCGGGTGGCCTCATCCTCTACAAGCACAACAACTATAACTGCGGTGGCGAGGGGGAAGGAAGTGGCTACGTTATACGCTCTACGACCGGCTGGCAAAACGTCCCTGGCTCTTTCAACGACCAGGCCTCCTCCGTCAGGGTCCCATCTGGCTGGTCAGTCCGACTGTACGAGCACTCCGATCGCGGGGGAGGCTCTATCTGTCGCAGTGGCGATGACAGCGACTTTGCTGGTGATACTTTTGATAACGGTGTGGGCCTTAATGACAACGTCTCGTCATTTGAGGTCTTCAGCAGCCCCAACTGCCCTTCTTCCACGTGCAACACACCTTCTCCGTCAAGTCCGTGCAATGGTCTTAGAATTAACCAGAGCAGCAGCGTGAACTTCTCTTGGAGCGGCAACTGTAGCCAGTACTACGCGGAGTACTGGGGTGGCCCTGCAGGCACCATTGGCTCGGGATGGATCGGGAGTACATCTTGGAACCCAGGGCAACTCTGGTGCGGCAACTATTCCTGGCATGTCAAGGGCAAGAGCAGCAGTGCAGGGATAGAGACGGGCTGGAGTAGCACGTGCAACTTCACCGTCGTGCCAAACAAGCCAACGGGCCTAACGGCCTCGGCAGTGTCCGGTTCCCAGATCAACCTCTCGTGGAACGATCCCGGCGGCGAGAAAGATGGGTACAAGGTCTACTACAGCGATGGCAGGTACATCGGCTCCACCAGTTCCACTTCCTACCAGGTGACAGGATTGAATTGCAGCGCAAGCTATTGCTTCTATGTGAAGGCATACAGAAGCAGCTTCGAGTCTGATCCTAGCGACACCGCCTGCGCTACCACACAAGCCTGTCCCGGTACCACCCCGGCCACTCCTACGCGGACTGCTACTGCTGGTCCACCGCCTACCATAACACCAACTCGCACGCCTACGTGCACCCCACCACCGCCTGGCAACTGCCCGCGTAATGTCAGTGGCTACGTCCGCAACGTGGCCAACTCGGTTGGCATCGGCGGAGCCACCCTATCGTTACAGTTCTGGTCCACAGGCTACTGGCAGGCGATTGATCAGACTATCAGCAAGCCCGACGGCTTCTGGTCGTTCTACACTTCCGACTGTAGGGCTCCTTGGCGTGTGCAGGTGACTCCTCCCCCAGGGTTCTGGGCCGATCACGTCGAACCCGCTTTGCCTGGACACCCGAATGGAAATGATGCCGTAGTCTGGCTCAGTGCCACAGATTGTGAGTACTGTTCGGCCACCTTCTGGCTTCGTGGTACAGCGCCCACGCCGACTCCTAGCCGCACGCCTACGCGCACTCGCACGCCTACACCCATGCCACCATCAAGCACTTCCTGGAAGGCTAGCACAGGCTTCAGTTTACAGCAAGGAACCAACCAATGGTATTACCAGTACTGGGACGGCTCGGCCTATCGGGATATGCTGGTCTCAGGCGGGCGGTGGAAGGCTCCAGGCACCCAGTGGTGTCTTCTGTGGGGGGATGGTGGCCATCCCAGCACCTATGAGGCGGCCCGCCGGTGGCGCAGTCCGGTGACGGGGACGGTGCGCATTACCGGCAATGCTCGCAAGTCGAACACGGGCGGTGGGGATGGGGTCATCGTGAGCATCTGGAAGAACTCGACCAAGTTGTGGGAACGCACCCTGGCCTTCGATGATAGTCTCGGGCACGATTTTGATCTCACCACCCCAGTGGCCGTCGGCGATAGCATCTACTTCCGCATCGCCCAGCGCGGGAACGACTACTACGATGGCACGGCCTTCGATCCCACCATCACGTTGATCACTGGCCCCTCTCCCACGCCTTCACCCACTGGCGGCGCTACACGCACGCCGACCATCACACCCACGCCGACTTCGACGCCATCAGGCATTGCTTGGAGGGCCAGCACGGACTTCAGTTTGGAGCAGGGGGCCAACCAGTGGTATTACCAGTACTGGGATGGCTCGACCTATCGGGATATGGTGGTCTCAGGTGGCAGGTGGAAGGCTCCGGGCACCCAGTGGTGTCTGCTGTGGGGGGATGGTGGCCATCCCAGCGTCTACGAGGCGGCCCGGCGGTGGCGCAGTCCGGTGACGGGGACGGTACGCATCACGGGCAATGCTCGCAAGTCGAACACGGGCGGTGGGGATGGCGTTACGGTGAGCATCTGGAAGAATGCCACCAAGTTGTGGGAGCGCACCCTGGTCTTCAATGATAGTGTGGGGTACGACTTTGACCTCACCACTCAGGTGGCCGTCGGCGATAGCATCTACTTCCGCATCGCCCAGCGCGGGAACGACTACTACGACGGCACGGCCTTCGACCCCACCATCACGTTGATCACTGGCCCCTCTCCCACGCCCTCTCCCACTGGCGGCGCTACACGCACGCCGACCATCACACCCACGCCGACTTCGACGCCATCAGGCATTGCTTGGAGGGCCAGCACGGGCTTCAGTTTGGAGCAGGGGGCCAACCAGTGGTATTACCAGTACCGGGTTAGTTCGACCTATCGGTATATGACTGTCTCAGGTGATAAGTGGAAAGCTCCGGGCACCCAGTGGTGTCTTTTGTGGGGGGATGGTGGCCATCCCAGCATCTACGAGGCGGCCCGGCGGTGGCGCAGTCCGGTGACGGGGACGGTGCGCATCACGGGTAATGCTCGCAAGTCGAACACGGGCGGTGGGGATGGGGTCATCGTGAGCATCTGGAAGAATGCCACCAAGTTGTGGGAACGCACCCTGGCTTTCAATGATGGGGTGGGATACGCGTTCGACCTCACCACTGAGGTGGCCGTCGGCGATAGCATATACTTCCGCATCGCCCAACGCGGGAACGACTACTATGACGGCACTGCCTTCGATCCCACCATTACGTTGGTATCCCCTGGGACGAGCGACTAG
- a CDS encoding flavodoxin domain-containing protein gives MKVQVAENVYWVGAVDWNVRNFHGYTYTTPRGTTYNAYLVLGEKIALVDTVAAPFADEMLERIREFVDPARIDYLIANHGEIDHSGAIPRVLALAPQAKLICTAKGTESLGRYFGPLDRDFTVVKSGDRIDLGGLSLTFLEAPMLHWPDSMFTYIPERALLLPNDAFGQHLASAERFADQVDPWVLWDEAARYYANILLPFSPLVVKKIEEVQKMGLAIETIAPSHGVIWRKDPMQIVNAYLRWAQGETVARALVVYETMWGSTEQLARAIAEGIAEEGVGVALRGLPMADRTDVVKELLEARGLVVGSSTHNGDMLLNMAAFLADLRGLKPKGKLGAAFGSYGWAPRVVGEMEAQLREAGFEVVEANLAVKFAPSAEDLTWAWEFGREFARRIKSH, from the coding sequence ATGAAAGTTCAGGTTGCTGAGAACGTCTACTGGGTTGGGGCGGTGGATTGGAACGTGCGCAATTTCCACGGCTATACCTACACCACCCCTCGTGGCACCACGTATAACGCTTACCTGGTCTTAGGGGAGAAAATCGCCTTAGTGGACACCGTCGCGGCTCCCTTCGCCGACGAGATGCTCGAACGCATTCGCGAGTTTGTGGATCCAGCGCGCATTGACTACCTCATCGCCAACCACGGCGAGATTGACCACTCCGGCGCTATCCCCCGTGTTCTGGCCCTCGCGCCGCAGGCCAAGTTGATCTGCACGGCGAAGGGCACCGAGAGCCTGGGGCGCTACTTCGGCCCCTTAGACCGCGATTTCACTGTAGTGAAATCAGGCGACCGGATTGATCTGGGCGGCCTCTCCCTCACTTTTCTCGAGGCGCCTATGCTCCACTGGCCGGATAGCATGTTCACTTATATCCCAGAACGCGCCCTTCTCCTGCCCAACGACGCCTTCGGCCAGCACCTGGCCAGCGCCGAGCGTTTCGCCGATCAGGTGGACCCCTGGGTGCTCTGGGACGAGGCAGCCCGCTACTACGCCAATATCCTCCTGCCCTTCAGCCCCCTGGTGGTCAAGAAGATAGAGGAAGTGCAGAAGATGGGCCTGGCCATCGAGACCATTGCCCCCAGTCACGGCGTGATCTGGCGCAAAGATCCGATGCAGATCGTGAACGCCTACCTGCGCTGGGCGCAGGGCGAGACGGTGGCCCGGGCGCTGGTGGTCTACGAGACCATGTGGGGTTCCACCGAGCAACTGGCCCGCGCCATCGCCGAGGGCATCGCCGAAGAGGGCGTGGGGGTGGCGCTGCGAGGCCTGCCCATGGCCGACCGCACTGACGTCGTCAAGGAACTGTTGGAAGCGCGGGGGCTGGTGGTGGGGTCGAGCACGCATAACGGCGATATGCTGCTCAACATGGCCGCCTTTCTGGCCGACCTGCGCGGGCTAAAGCCGAAGGGCAAACTCGGCGCTGCCTTCGGTTCCTACGGCTGGGCGCCGCGGGTGGTGGGTGAGATGGAGGCCCAATTGCGCGAGGCCGGGTTCGAGGTGGTGGAGGCTAACTTGGCGGTGAAATTCGCGCCGAGCGCTGAGGACCTGACGTGGGCATGGGAGTTCGGGCGCGAGTTCGCGCGACGGATTAAGTCTCATTGA